Below is a genomic region from Trichoderma asperellum chromosome 2, complete sequence.
TCTGGCGTCTATTGAACCCCAATATTTGTCCAACGGTATTTCATACACTACAAAGTAACAGTAACAGAAATCCCAATCAATACCTTTCCCTTGGCCGCTTTTTGTGTTTGTCTTGGAGTGTGCAATCTATGCACACAATCCAAAACCCCTTCTTCCTTGTCAGCTCCTCTTGATCTTTACCCTCCCTGTCTGACTGTCCATCCATCTGATATCCTCTTGCATCACAGTCCCCGcagataaagaaataataaaaatgtTCTGTCTAGAAGCCTGTTTGTGCTTCTGACTATTAGTTAATTGCTTCCCAACCCTATTACCTATGCAATCAAATCGACCCTTTCACTAAGCttcaaaaaaggagaagaagaaaaaaaggtgtaAAAATGTGGAAGTGATGGGTCCATACTGCAGTCACCAGGGCTCCTTTGTCATGCCCCCATCATACATTCATGTCCCTTCACGGCCGTATCTCCCACTACCTGTCTCCACCTCCCAGTTCccgaaacaaacaaacaaacaaaaggTATCGGAAATAGTCAATCCTTCTCCCATATCAACACCTCATATTCCTCTAACCCgtaaaaggtttttttttttttttttaggcaaTTCTTGCATTATCGTCTTCGAAAGCGTGTAATCATTCTCTCAAGTTAATTTTTGTGCCGGAACTCCTTTATACGAACCCTAACCCCTCTTAACGCCTTTTCAACAACGCCATAAAAGTGTTGCTATTCACAAAAGCGTAACTACCCTCCCATTTCCGTGACATTCGTTTTATGAGTTTACCTAAACTATGAAGTCGGCTTGCGTTGCAGAGTAGGGATGACGGGGACTGGGACTGGAGTCACCTTGTAGGGTACATGGCTTGTTCCCGGTGTCCCATTCACGCCGCCAGGCTTTGAAGGAGTGGGGGACTGCGGTTTATTCTGGTTCGCCATGTTCGCTCGAATAGCCGCGATTCGACTAGCATCAATATTGACACCCAAACCCATGCCTGATAAACCCGACGTGTTCGTTTGTGAGAGTCTATCAGCAAACATGGCCGATCTCTCCTGGGCCGCGACGCGAGCCTTGGCCTGGTCTAAAATCCGCTGTTGCTGGGCTTCCGGGATGACCGTGTGGTATCCAGTCAATCCGGGGCTCTGACTATGGCTCCCCGTTTGAGATGAGCCACTAGGAAAGCGATTCATCTGGCTCGCCATAGTCGGGGCTGGTGCTGAATAACCCTGGTTTTGTGGCACAGCAGGCGACGGGCTGAATGTTTGCCGGGCTCCTACTTGGGGAGACATAGTTCTAGCTGGGATTGCACCCGGGCTGTTAGCGTACGTTCCGTAATTCGCAGGCGCCTGTGGCGTGCCCGGCTGGTGCTGGTAGCCTTGTTGGAAGTTATAGCGAGCGTTTGGAACGCCTTGTTGCGGCATTTGCCCATAGTTGGGTCTCTGCTGGGTTGCGTATTGTTGCGGCAGGCTCTGGTGGCCGTATGGAGTTTGGGCTTTAGCAAGCTGGGTGGCATACTGGTTCGGATAGCCATTGGTACGAGTGTATTGATTCGGTTGAGGAGGCCTTtgctgaggaggagctggtggcCCCAAGTTGCGAGGCTGCTGATAGTTGGGAGCTGGTGTAGGACGATAGTACTGCTGAGGCTGGGGTGCGGGCCGAGCGGGTGTGCCATACTggtttgccgccgccgcataTTGATTAGGATATGGTACAGCAGAAACACTGGGTGTACGCTGCGGCTGTCTGGCATTAGCTTGGGCTGCCTGGgcggcttgctgctgcgccttAAGTCGAGCTTGCGCGCTcgcctcgtcctcgtccatAGTACCACTATATTGATCAGTGCGAACCATTATCTTGGTGCTAATTAAAAGATCGTCAAGCTGGTCGCCGTTCAGCTTAGCCACTGCATACGGCGGCAATGTCTTAATAATGAGCGCCAATTGAGCCTTGAGCATCAGGTAGGTGGCCTGTTCTTCTTCCGAGGGCTGAGGTCCAGCATTGGCCAGCATATCTCCATTAATAGGGTCGCTTGACTGGCGGTTTTGCGAATTTGGCAATGTCAGGTTACGGATGCGCTGGTAAGAGGCTAGCGTCTCGATTAAATCGCTGACCTCTTCGAGAATTTCGTCGACCTCCTTGTCCTGTTCATCGTGCTTGGATCCCATAACGTCGTCTAATGAAGGGTCGACAACTGTCTCATCCCAGTTATCAATAGCTTCTTGCACTGCGGTTTCGTCTAATTCTATTGGCCGCGTGGGGTCGACGGGTTCCGCATCTTGGAGGTCGCCATAGTATTCCACTTCAATCATTCGCTGGAAACTCTGCTTGCCACTGCGCTGCCACCAAAGTCGGCCGGCAACGCTAGACGGCACTACTGCAGCAGTATCATCTTTGCATGGCGCGAACGTGGAAAAAGCCCCTCGGAAGAGGGTCTCCATTTCGGACATTTCTAATTCTGAGAGTGAGGGCTTCCGGCCGGCAAGACTTTGTGCGCGCTCATGCtgctttgtctttgtctgcCATGAAGGTGTCGCCTGACTGTAATCTAGATAATAGCCAGTGGACAATTTTGTGTTGAAATACGAGTTGCCCCGGTACCTGGAGCTGTCGGTCAAGTGCGGATGATAAAAATCTAGGCGATTTCCCTTGGCTTGTGTCTTTGGCTGTTTGGGTGGCTGAAGAGGCGGAAGGGGTCGCGGCGGAGCAAATAGCTCGCCGAGAGTTTGCGTTCGGTCTTGAGGGTTGGAAGGGATAACTCGGGTGATGGACACGCCAGGCGGGAGGCTTAGGTCAGACAAATCGACATCTTTGGACAGCGGTAAACTAGAAAACAAGCGCCTTTCCTGGGGCGCATAGCCAACCAGCGATAAAACCATTTCACTCTTTTCGGACGCAGTATGTACCTCGACTTCTCCGTTTGCTGGCTCTTGTCGCGTGTTGGGGTATGCTTTTTCACGACGGAGTAGATCCATGGCTCTGTCTCGGAATTCATTGATCTGCGCAGCCCTTTTCATGCTAACAGCTCTTGCACCAGAATCAGAAGGACCCGAGTCCATTTCAGACAGTGAGGCCTTGACAGCAAAAGCGAGGTCCGCTGCAATGGCATCGAGGGAGGTGTATGCGTCGGCAGCCACTTTATCGGTGATGCTCAGCTTCATTGGCGGCTCGGCCGATTTCTGGCGCTTTGCATGGGGTTCATCTTCAGATTCTGACTCTGGTGCCGATAGTGGGCGACCGAGGATCGAGGGTCCGATGTCAAAACTGGTATTGGTTAGCTTGCATGCTCTCTGGCATTTCCAGGTACACTGGGGACGGAGTTGTTCAAATGACGAAACCCGATGGTAGCGGGACggaaaatgagagaaaaaagaaagaggacaaaaaaaaaaaagaaccacAGGCGTGGCTCTCGGTAAATGCAATCGTACCTCCGCAGAACCTCAACGAAGGCCTTAATGAGCTCTTTGCTCTTTGTCGTGTCCTCCTCGGGCTCCTGTGTCTTGCTGTCGTCTTCATTTGGCAGCTCGACCTTGTTATCCACATCCATctcgtcgccgccgtcctCGGCCCGGTCGCCATTGTCGCTGTCGCGCTTTCGCTTCCCGGACGCCGCAACAACATGTCCGTTCTCGCCGGCATCGCCATCTGGTATCCTGATGCCATTAGCATCTTCGGGCGTGGGCTGCGCCATTTTGGCTCGGTGCCTCTGTCAGTCGTCGAGGTGCTGGCCGCGCCCCGTCGCGATACGCGGTTGTAGAAGGGCTGACTTTGGTGCGACTCCAAAACCTTTTCATCAAGGCCGCGCGGGCAGAGCGTCTACATCCAACAGACGAGATGCAATGAAACGCCGCGCCTGCAAATCGCCTCAAACAGCAGCCGGAGATGGTAATAGCGAAATTTCCGCAGATTTCCAGGCGGCTGCAGGATGGAATGCCGTTGTTGAGCCAGCTGGGGAAGAATGTGTCCTGGATCGCCAAGTACTTTCCCTGGACCCAGGATTGCGCTAAGGCCCTCGCGGGAAAAGTCTAAAATTACCGGCACGTGATTTCCTCTCTCTGACGCTGCGAGAACGCCGCCGGCCCGCCGTGGCTCCGCTAAAAGAGCGGTGCTTACAGGCAATTAGCGGTGCTTCGTACTAGTGGATGCTTAAGCTTCATCGATTATGCCTACCTAAGGTGCGGATCGATCTCATtgtaatactactactaccaccaTTGGCACTGCTAGccttttagtattatatgTTCACCTATTGAACGCACCCAATACTATTGATTACAATAACAATGATTATGCTGCATTGTATCTATAGGAATACAATACACAAAAGGCCACATGGAAGTCATAGTATAGACTTTCTCCATCCTAGCCATATAGCCCAAGTATCCAGTATTGAAGGCCGAAGTGTTTCGGCTTGTAAAGTTTCTTTGTTCTAAATGGCACTATTTCGGCGAGTGCTTTGCCCACCAACTTGGAAGTGCCAGACTACTACTCCTAGTAAGAGTTGGATCCGCTTGGGTGACGAAGGGCCGTTAGATTCAGCACGTCTACAATGCAAGATAAGAGATCGCAAAGAGACTTTTAACTACTATCAAGATATAGTGTTACCAAAAAAATGCTAATGCGCCAAATCCCATATGTAAATTACTACGTTGATACATATTGATGATCTCCTTTGAGCATATAAAAATGTGTTGAAAATAGGTAGATCAATGTACCTACCCTTACGAGAGACCAAACCAGAAAGGATACTACAAAAAACGTACGCACAAAACAGCCACAAACGCCATGGCCAACTCAGTTTTACGCGCCAAGCCATTCACAAAGTAGACGCAGAAGATTAAACACAAATCAGCCTCTGTTCGTAGGTTCAAGTAAAATTAGAGCAGCAAACAAGTACTAGTGTTCCATTATATTACATAAACGGCGCTGCAATCTTGATCCGTACACCTCGCAATACTGTATTCCCGCACGCAAGGCTGCTCAAATAACCAAAACTGCCTTCTGCCAACATATGAGCTGTGTCCCTCCTAGATACACCTTCATTCCACTgtgtattatttaattatttggCCTTGGCAAGACCGACAGCTCCCTTGCCGAGGTCATAGACAGAGTAGTATCGGCGCAGGAAAGCATCGCCGAGGATGACCAGGGGGCCGACGGGCTCGGGGAAGTCCATGCCCTGGAAGGTAGAAATGCAGCTACCAGACACCTCGAGGATGTAGTCAGAAGCAGGGAGGCTGTACTTGGAGCCAGCGAGGCTGAAAGTAATGTCGGGGAGGGAGTCACGCTTGGCACAGTCAATGGTGTACTGGCCGCCATAGCCCTTCTTGGCGCCAATCTCAGCATTGAGCAGCTCAGCAATGCCAGAGGGGAGAACGTTGAGGGAGGTACCAGTGTCGAGGATGGCACCAGTGTTCTCAAGCTCAGCTACCTCATCGCCGAAGGCAATGGAGTCGAGGTCAACCTCCCAGTAGGCCTTGCGGCGCAGAGGAATGTACTCAATCTTGCCCGAGAAGTGGGACTCATCAACGCCACCAAAGGTAGCCACAGAACCTTCATCGCTGTTTCCGAGGTAGAACGCGAAAACGGGCTCATCCAGAAGCTTCTGGTTCACCATCTGGTAAAAGGGAGGAACAATGCCATTGACTGAAATGGTATCGtaaccaaggccaagaatgCCATCAAAGCGGCCgaaggcaaaggcaaggcCGGGCTCGCTGGTAGCCTCGGCAAAGTCTTGGCCCTTGATCTTGAGGTCGCCAATGGTGACAACGTCATTGGAGATGAAGCCAGTCAAGCTACCTGATCCGTAGTGGATTTCGAAGTCGGATCCATTCTTCTTGTAcgtcgacgaggaagacgaatcGTACGTGGAGTGCAGGAAGCAAGCAATGCTGTTGCAGGACTGCGAGGGAACCCAGAGGTTGGAGCTTCCCGTGTCAAGGACGACCTTGAAAGTCTGGGGAGGAGAGCCGATGGTGATCTCGGAGAAGTCTATCCCATTCAAGTTAGTAAAGCGGTGCACTCGCTTGTTGGAGCATTGCCATTGCGCGCTGACTTACATTGGGCATTCATGAAGTTGGTGACGGGGACTGGGTGGCCACCCTTGATCTTGGGCAGATTGTCATTAAACATGACATCGGCACGGCTAGTAGGGCGCACGCCCATGTACTTCTGGCCGAGCTGCTGGACTTGGGCCTCGATAGATGAACCCTCCTGGTGGAAAAAGAGAAGTGTTAGTGCTCGTGCGACTGGGCAGAGGCAGATACGGGCGGCTTCataccagctgctgctccaggGAAACCTTTTGCAGCTTCATCTTGTGGACGCCGGCTTGGGCGGAGCCAACAAGCGCCGCAGCGGCAATCAATGCGCTCTTCATACTGGGCGACACTTTGGGCTTGATGATGGGGTATTTCTGGTGTGAGAGGTGATGGATGAAGGATGATGAGTTGATGGTTTGGAAGAGCTGCCAGAGGAGAAGGGATGACGAAGCTGCCTTTGTAgtgggcagcagcagtagtgcgAACTTAGATAAGAAGGCGGCAGGCAGCTTAGTACTGGTCAGTCACTGTGTAGCATCGGTGGCTGGCGGTGATGCTACCAGTGCTACAGACAAGAGGTCACTGGACCTGGGCTAATCAAACAGGGCGGACGGGGGGGTTAGGCCTCGTGCTCGCCGTTTGCGTGCTGTCGCGCCTATTGGTGCCTGTGCTGACGGGCTGATGACGCACGGCGTCCCTGCAAGGGGGCCTATCGAGTACCTACGCATTGATTGCGGAGGTTCTTTGCCGCCTAAGAAGACGACCAGAGCTACTTCCAATAGCGTACCTGGGTACTTTACCCCAACTTGCCCAGGCCCAAGCCTAACTGGCTGATGGGGCGGCCAAGATCAACAATGTAGTGCCTCAGGCCACATTGTTGTCAACAATGTGCCAGTATTTATCAGGTACCAGGACGATGGTCTTACGGCATCAGAAACAGGAGAGTCATCTCTTGGAATGATTCTCCGAATGGCGCTTTTATCTCCGCAGTAGGCACAACCCGTATCCTGCTACCTGTCGTTTTACGGAGTTGAGCCGCGAATTTCAGCTGTAGgacctactactagtaggtacctgcTTAGCAGAGTAAACGCGGCATAGGTTAATCTGCATTTACGTGTGTTGCGTGTATGTACCGTCATTTATTCGGCCtcgagagaagatggagtatCCGCTACAAAGGCATTTCTACGGCCAAGTCTATGGCTTGTCTCGACAATCGGTTAGCCAATAATAACAATATGCATAGTTGCCACCGAGGAGCTCTCATTTATCGAAAGTGAGCACAAAGGTGAGTCAATCACGCAGGTACCCCAAGCGACCCGGACGCAAGGGAGAAATGCTAGTACGAAGTACGGTACATGATACAGAACACTTCCAAGGTAGTACCTGGTACCTTAGTACGCGGTTCTTCCACAGCATTTATTGCTTGGCGCTGTGCCATTTCACCAATGTAGCTGAAACTAGGCACCCCAGCCTCTGATACAGTTCCGAGGCAAACCGGTGCTAGACGCCAATAATAGCACCATCGTCATATCATACCTCCCTTGGTAACAGAATCGTTGACCGCTCCCGGGTAACTATTACAGCTGGGCATCCATCAATTCAGCTGGTATGGAGTAGCAACTTTCTAAATATCAGTGCCTATTATCTACCTGCGCCGCAATACTAGTAGTCTATAATTCTCTTAATTCTTACCCGGTACCTCTATGGAAATTCTTCCTACATTCGTTGCTTGAACATTCAAGCTGAACGAATTGGCCATCCTAAAGATGAGCGTCAATTCGCTAATTAGTTGGGCCTCAATCAAaagaataatataatagcgtAGCCTCTAGCCACGATATATTACTAGCATTATAGTTGAGTCGCTTTATCTGTCAACAAGATTTATTTCCATTCTAGTAATCACCAATAAATGACTTGCGCCCGACCAAAACTTGAATTCAATTTAGATTATAAAGCTTAGTCCTCAAACCCCCAAAGCAATTCTATACTTCTTTCTACTCTTTTCCCAACCACCGGGCTTTTCCATAcctagtattttattaagggCAAGATATATTTCGTGGGGTGATAGTAGGCGCAGACTCTAAACGAACAACGTCAGCACGCAGGCACTACTGACTTACCAATCCTTTGAATGTGCTTGCTCTTCTTAAAATACTAGGTGTAAGAGTATTGAGATGGGATGGTTGGTATAGTAAGTTCAACTTGTGCGTTACAACCAAAAATCTGCTCTACATCATTTTGTCTAAGTATTCGTCTGGAATCGCATCGATGGCGGAATCTCGCCGGCTGAGCTAACTCTACCATTTCGATGAACGTCTCCTGAATAGATGGCCGAGTGGTATGACCGATAGGTCTATCGTCGGTTTCGTAGCCCGGTGATGGAAAGCGCAGTATAAGATATTGATTCATATAACTAAACACATTCTATTAGTAGCTACGCCGACTGGTCCACTCCTTGTCAAGGCTTTGCTAGTTTTCAGTGACTTTTTCTGGAGATCTAGGAGAATGAGAGTGTAAATACATAGCTTGTCAGACTGCGAAGAAATGTACAGAGAAAGTGATGGTACGTTTTTACACAGCGCAGAATTCACTGTTGGATGCAAGGGCTCCGTCTTTATGATGAGGGATGAGGCCTCGGCAGTTCTGGCTATTGTGTTCTGACAATGTACTTACATGAAGAAATTGATACCGTGCTGTTTCTTGACAATACATATCTCAGCCATCATCAATTCGCTTAGGCACCTTGGGCATGCTTACCAGAAAAAGTCGGCATCCCTCTTTGTGTTCAAGGAATGCTCAAGAAGTCTGGATGCTTGCAATAGCAAGAGATTCTACGGGCTGTCGGCTCTCATAGGACATAAAGATAAGGTATATCGCTGGCAATAGCTGCTTTCCCTCCCTAAACTGATGGATGAATACATTGTTAGCCTCCAACTGCATCTACGTCCCTGACTAACCCTCTCCATGTAGCTATTTATTTCCAATATATCCACAAATATCTACCAGCCTTTATGTGTGTCTATGTGCCTCtctgctttctttttgttatCCGAATCCATGCGTTGGAATCTATTTCGCCGCCTTGCATATTTCCCTCAGCATAGGCCACCATGCGTCTTGACCTTTGACAACGATATGCTTGGTATTTCTACGACGATTCAACACTCAATATTTCAATGTAAAATTTAAATGACCGTTATTAGACACTTTGTGCTGATATTGATATCCAAGCGAATCTGATTTATGCCTAATGGTGGCATCAACATCAATCTGTATCTGCGCTATCTACCTAGTATACCATCAGTGAAATTCACCTAGTATCATACGAAGGGCTATTTTGTATATGAAGAAAAGCGTAATAGCGTTAGATTATACACCTTGATAAAGTGCGATATATACATAGCGAGTCTTAAAATCACCATAACCCAAAACTAGAAGGTATCCAAAAGGATCGACCGACATGTTGggtaagctattttaaatatcgTATATGTTAATCTTAATGTTATAGAAATTATAGCCTCATAACGGCATGTAGCAGCTTCCCTATGGGACTCGGAGCGAGCTGTCGCATCACATAACATACAATATACAATAGTCTACGGGACATGGGGCGAAGTGTTA
It encodes:
- a CDS encoding uncharacterized protein (EggNog:ENOG41), which gives rise to MAQPTPEDANGIRIPDGDAGENGHVVAASGKRKRDSDNGDRAEDGGDEMDVDNKVELPNEDDSKTQEPEEDTTKSKELIKAFVEVLRSFDIGPSILGRPLSAPESESEDEPHAKRQKSAEPPMKLSITDKVAADAYTSLDAIAADLAFAVKASLSEMDSGPSDSGARAVSMKRAAQINEFRDRAMDLLRREKAYPNTRQEPANGEVEVHTASEKSEMVLSLVGYAPQERRLFSSLPLSKDVDLSDLSLPPGVSITRVIPSNPQDRTQTLGELFAPPRPLPPLQPPKQPKTQAKGNRLDFYHPHLTDSSRYRGNSYFNTKLSTGYYLDYSQATPSWQTKTKQHERAQSLAGRKPSLSELEMSEMETLFRGAFSTFAPCKDDTAAVVPSSVAGRLWWQRSGKQSFQRMIEVEYYGDLQDAEPVDPTRPIELDETAVQEAIDNWDETVVDPSLDDVMGSKHDEQDKEVDEILEEVSDLIETLASYQRIRNLTLPNSQNRQSSDPINGDMLANAGPQPSEEEQATYLMLKAQLALIIKTLPPYAVAKLNGDQLDDLLISTKIMVRTDQYSGTMDEDEASAQARLKAQQQAAQAAQANARQPQRTPSVSAVPYPNQYAAAANQYGTPARPAPQPQQYYRPTPAPNYQQPRNLGPPAPPQQRPPQPNQYTRTNGYPNQYATQLAKAQTPYGHQSLPQQYATQQRPNYGQMPQQGVPNARYNFQQGYQHQPGTPQAPANYGTYANSPGAIPARTMSPQVGARQTFSPSPAVPQNQGYSAPAPTMASQMNRFPSGSSQTGSHSQSPGLTGYHTVIPEAQQQRILDQAKARVAAQERSAMFADRLSQTNTSGLSGMGLGVNIDASRIAAIRANMANQNKPQSPTPSKPGGVNGTPGTSHVPYKVTPVPVPVIPTLQRKPTS
- the PEP4 gene encoding saccharopepsin (MEROPS:MER0000941); the encoded protein is MKSALIAAAALVGSAQAGVHKMKLQKVSLEQQLEGSSIEAQVQQLGQKYMGVRPTSRADVMFNDNLPKIKGGHPVPVTNFMNAQYFSEITIGSPPQTFKVVLDTGSSNLWVPSQSCNSIACFLHSTYDSSSSSTYKKNGSDFEIHYGSGSLTGFISNDVVTIGDLKIKGQDFAEATSEPGLAFAFGRFDGILGLGYDTISVNGIVPPFYQMVNQKLLDEPVFAFYLGNSDEGSVATFGGVDESHFSGKIEYIPLRRKAYWEVDLDSIAFGDEVAELENTGAILDTGTSLNVLPSGIAELLNAEIGAKKGYGGQYTIDCAKRDSLPDITFSLAGSKYSLPASDYILEVSGSCISTFQGMDFPEPVGPLVILGDAFLRRYYSVYDLGKGAVGLAKAK